In Ailuropoda melanoleuca isolate Jingjing chromosome 7, ASM200744v2, whole genome shotgun sequence, one genomic interval encodes:
- the SHISA2 gene encoding protein shisa-2 homolog, translated as MWGARRSPAASPRNAASLLQLLLAALLAAGARASGEYCHGWLDAQGVWRIGFQCPERFDGGDATICCGSCALRYCCSSAEARLDQGGCDNDRQQGAGEPGRADKEGPDGSAVPIYVPFLIVGSVFVAFIILGSLVAACCCRCLRPKQEPQQSRAPGGNRLMETIPMIPSASTSRGSSSRQSSTAASSSSSANSGARAPPTRSQTNCCLPEGTMNNVYVNMPTNFSVLNCQQATQIVPHQGQYLHPPYVGYTVQHDSVPMTPVPPFLDSLQTGYRQIQAPFPHTNSEQKMYPAVTV; from the exons ATGTGGGGCGCACGCCGCTCGCCCGCCGCCTCCCCTCGGAACGCCGCATCGctcctgcagctgctgctggcCGCGCTGCTGGCGGCGGGGGCGCGGGCCAGCGGCGAGTACTGCCACGGCTGGCTGGACGCGCAGGGCGTCTGGCGCATCGGCTTCCAGTGCCCCGAGCGCTTCGACGGCGGCGACGCCACCATCTGCTGCGGCAGCTGCGCGCTGCGCTACTGCTGCTCCAGCGCCGAGGCGCGCCTGGACCAGGGCGGCTGCGACAACGACCGCCAGCAGGGCGCTGGCGAGCCTGGCCGGGCGGACAAAGAGGGCCCAGACGGCTCAGCAG tccCCATCTACGTGCCATTCCTCATCGTTGGGTCCGTCTTTGTCGCCTTCATCATCTTGGGGTCGCTTGTGGCCGCTTGTTGCTGCAGATGCCTCCGGCCTAAGCAGGAGCCCCAGCAGAGCCGCGCCCCGGGAGGGAACCGCTTGATGGAGACCATCCCCATGATCCCCAGTGCCAGCACTTCGCGAGGGTCGTCCTCCCGCCAGTCCAGCACAGCggccagctccagctccagcgcCAACTCGGGGGCCCGGGCGCCCCCCACGAGGTCCCAGACCAACTGCTGCTTGCCCGAGGGGACCATGAACAACGTGTATGTCAACATGCCCACAAATTTCTCTGTGCTGAACTGTCAACAGGCCACCCAGATTGTGCCCCATCAAGGGCAGTACCTGCACCCCCCCTATGTGGGGTACACGGTGCAGCACGACTCCGTGCCTATGACTCCGGTGCCCCCTTTCCTGGACAGCCTGCAGACGGGCTACCGGCAGATCCAGGCACCCTTCCCTCACACTAACAGTGAACAGAAGATGTACCCAGCTGTGACTGTGTAA